One Candidatus Peregrinibacteria bacterium genomic window carries:
- a CDS encoding AAA family ATPase, translated as MHNYDWQLAGHESQRNQLETDVNQGNLAHAYLFYGPSEVGKFRLAKTFANILQCSNGLCGKCSTCVQIDKNSHYDTLAMIDNGKSIKIDEIKSLIWKLSTTGQSNYKIVMIEDIERMTLPSANCLLKTLEEPDEKTIFLLTTNDITNVLDTIKSRCRLVKFSQVTNEALDEYLKKTGVVVDEQTCLRAKTFAFGSIGKFFRLINNQDDLRETKELYDVLVNLLQGGSVSSKFNFIKKISEDKLKSRKMLEMLTHIMRSMLLAKTGQGAHLTELPELTSDFSVEHLLTLIEKIESLKQQLDYNVNTKLLLENILLET; from the coding sequence GGGGCATGAAAGTCAAAGAAATCAACTTGAGACTGATGTGAATCAAGGGAATTTGGCGCATGCGTATCTTTTTTATGGGCCGTCAGAAGTTGGTAAATTCAGGCTTGCGAAGACTTTTGCAAATATCCTTCAATGTTCAAATGGGCTTTGTGGCAAATGCTCGACGTGTGTTCAAATAGATAAAAATTCTCACTATGACACTTTGGCGATGATTGATAATGGAAAGAGTATAAAGATTGATGAGATCAAGAGTTTGATTTGGAAATTGTCGACGACCGGCCAGAGCAATTATAAAATTGTGATGATTGAAGATATTGAGCGGATGACTTTGCCATCTGCGAACTGCCTCCTCAAAACACTTGAGGAGCCGGATGAAAAAACGATATTTTTGCTTACTACAAATGACATAACGAATGTTCTGGACACTATAAAATCGCGTTGTAGATTGGTTAAATTTTCACAAGTGACAAATGAGGCATTGGATGAGTATTTAAAAAAAACCGGAGTCGTTGTGGATGAACAAACATGTCTTAGGGCAAAGACTTTTGCATTTGGTTCTATAGGGAAATTTTTTAGACTTATAAATAATCAGGATGATCTGCGCGAAACCAAAGAACTTTATGATGTTTTGGTTAATCTGTTGCAGGGAGGGTCTGTTAGTTCAAAATTTAACTTTATAAAGAAAATATCTGAGGATAAGCTAAAATCGAGAAAAATGCTCGAAATGCTGACTCACATAATGCGTTCAATGCTACTTGCAAAAACCGGGCAAGGTGCACACTTAACTGAACTACCTGAACTTACTTCAGATTTCTCAGTCGAACATTTACTTACACTCATCGAGAAGATAGAATCTCTGAAGCAACAATTGGATTACAATGTTAACACCAAGCTACTACTTGAGAATATTTTACTAGAGACTTAA
- a CDS encoding tetratricopeptide repeat protein, whose translation MTIGLIIAGISFILLLMIYNHRKKLFIKSHDLYKQMQAEERAKVRARELGQIDDASIEGRGRIANESHIKSLLHKVEYHFDNNEVDDAEACVVELLELSGNDPHIQHQMGIVHIKRHDWEKAEALYKELTKLKLDAKHFVNLGEVLLMQEKLEEALDAYLYGLEMNRDYAENFMQAGYVYEKLGHPKEAKEMYEKAFEIEPENIELRTYIENL comes from the coding sequence ATGACAATAGGATTAATAATAGCGGGAATTAGTTTTATACTTTTGCTTATGATTTACAATCATAGGAAGAAGCTTTTTATCAAAAGTCATGACCTATACAAGCAGATGCAAGCTGAAGAAAGGGCCAAGGTGCGAGCGCGTGAGCTTGGCCAAATAGACGATGCATCAATCGAAGGGAGGGGGCGCATTGCAAACGAATCACACATAAAATCACTACTTCACAAGGTCGAATATCATTTTGATAATAATGAAGTGGATGATGCTGAGGCATGCGTGGTCGAACTTTTGGAGCTAAGCGGCAACGACCCACATATCCAACACCAAATGGGAATCGTGCATATCAAAAGACATGACTGGGAGAAGGCGGAAGCTCTATATAAGGAGCTGACGAAGCTCAAATTGGACGCGAAACACTTTGTGAATCTAGGGGAAGTCTTGCTCATGCAAGAGAAGCTTGAAGAGGCTCTGGATGCTTACCTATATGGTCTTGAAATGAATCGTGATTATGCCGAGAATTTCATGCAAGCAGGTTACGTATACGAAAAATTAGGACACCCAAAAGAAGCCAAAGAAATGTACGAAAAAGCCTTCGAAATTGAACCTGAAAACATCGAACTTCGAACTTACATAGAAAATCTGTAA
- a CDS encoding DsrE family protein: protein MKLGIIISQKNPETNWNALRLANFALKQGDEVKIFLIGEGVEYETGSSEKFNLQEQIAEFLKSENAKILACGTCLKSRNKEATNTCPISTMKDLYALVQESDKILTF from the coding sequence ATGAAACTGGGAATTATCATCAGTCAAAAAAATCCGGAAACAAATTGGAACGCTTTACGTTTAGCAAATTTTGCTCTCAAGCAAGGCGACGAAGTTAAAATTTTCCTGATTGGAGAAGGTGTAGAGTATGAAACGGGCAGTTCGGAAAAATTCAACCTCCAAGAACAAATAGCAGAATTTTTAAAATCTGAAAATGCTAAAATTTTGGCATGTGGCACTTGTTTAAAATCGAGGAATAAAGAAGCTACCAATACATGCCCGATAAGCACAATGAAAGATCTATATGCGCTTGTTCAAGAAAGCGATAAAATTTTAACTTTTTAA
- a CDS encoding SHOCT domain-containing protein — MKKILTLAILIFAFSLSVPLLSFAEGMMDFNNTSTQNDDGHTAREEAEGKEVRGKLQAGELKCEDLSDENFGALGEYFMGQMTGDSHEAMNNMMIAMLGEEGEEEMHVAMGKRMSDCEPNAAMPQNMMMGGGMMGDWSNSSALNNNLTNPMSMMNFGFAPFAGFGWVFMILWWVLIIAGIVALVKWITGQNKTESENNKTALDILKERYAKGDINKKEFEEKKKDLK, encoded by the coding sequence ATGAAAAAAATACTTACGCTCGCAATCTTAATTTTTGCGTTCAGTCTTTCTGTCCCTCTGCTCTCATTTGCGGAAGGCATGATGGATTTTAATAACACGTCAACGCAAAACGATGATGGACATACCGCTCGCGAAGAAGCCGAGGGAAAGGAAGTCCGGGGCAAACTTCAAGCTGGCGAATTAAAATGTGAAGATTTATCCGATGAAAATTTTGGTGCGCTTGGCGAATACTTTATGGGTCAAATGACCGGTGATTCGCACGAGGCAATGAATAACATGATGATCGCTATGCTCGGCGAAGAAGGTGAAGAAGAAATGCACGTCGCAATGGGAAAAAGAATGAGCGATTGTGAACCAAACGCAGCCATGCCCCAAAACATGATGATGGGCGGTGGCATGATGGGCGACTGGTCGAACTCATCGGCATTAAATAATAATTTAACTAACCCTATGTCTATGATGAACTTTGGTTTTGCGCCTTTTGCCGGATTCGGCTGGGTGTTTATGATCCTTTGGTGGGTCTTAATCATCGCCGGTATCGTTGCCTTGGTAAAATGGATAACCGGTCAAAATAAGACTGAAAGTGAAAATAACAAAACTGCCCTGGATATCCTCAAAGAGAGATACGCAAAAGGCGACATCAACAAAAAAGAGTTTGAAGAAAAGAAAAAAGATTTAAAATAA